The genomic stretch atgactgctcttgttgttgtgtcagaataagaggtcaaagtgccaagtttagagaatacaaaaaatataaatataacagtaaatgcagtttgcatataattaggcttcatttttttttttttttttgtgcccatcccagaggtgcaatattgttttaaacacgatgactggaaagatctgaatttttcctatttttatgcctaatttggtgtcaactgacaaagtatttgcagagaaaatgtcaatgttaaagtttaccacggacacacagacacacgacacacacacacacagacaaccgaacaccaggttaaaacacactcactttgtttacacaagtgagtcaaaaagggaaaataaatcatcatcaaggCTTCATAACAGTTACAACATCaacagttaaaacaaacaaacaaaaaacaaacaaacataaacacacacacaaatacacccactcACAAGGAGATTCTGAATGCAAAGGGGAAGAGCGACGTTTGTTGTCCTCAAAGCTGGTGATGTACGCACAGCGCTGTTTGTGTTTCTTCAGCACCCCTGCATCGGCAAACTTTTTCTGGCAGCCCTGGCACCGGTACGGGCGCTCTCCTGCAACAGTCAGCATCTCCTGACAACTAACTGACATGCACTGTACATGTCTGcttgaaaaagcaaacaaaaaacaaaatgaaacaaacaaaaaaaaacccccaaaaacaacgacaccagacagagaaagcaacaacaacaacacacacacacacacatccacgaaaaacaaaacaaaacaaaaacaagagaagcaaggccttcaagactcacttgtgataaattaagtcccctacaaaaaatataaatataacagtaaatgcagtttgcatacaattaggcttcatttttttttgtttttttgtgaccatcccagaggtgcaatattgttttaaacaagatgactggaaagaactgaatttttcctatttttctgccaaatttggtgtcaactgacaaagtatttgcagagaaaatgtcaatgttaaagtttaccacggacgcacagacacagacagacagacagacagacacacacacacacacacacaacggaacaccgggttaaaacatagactcactttgtttacacaagtgagtcaaaaaagacatCTTCAGCAAATAGTCAAATGTTAGCTTCAGCTAAATGAGCCCTCTGGTGTCTTTTTACACGCACCGAGTTctatttgtatgccaaatttgatgtcaactgacaaagtatttgcagagaaaatgtcagtgttaaagtttaccacggacacacaccgacacacacagacaaccgaacgccgggtcaaaaaaacccccccaaaaccaaaaccaaaaccccaccccaaaacaaacacacacaaaaatgacagggaaaaaaaaaaggaaaagattttCTTTAAGACACAACCCCTAAAAACGAACTCCACTTTCTATCTAGCACTGACCCGTATGCTGCCGATAGTGACGCTTCAGACTGGACGACTCGGTGAACGTCTTGTCGCACCTGTCACACGCGAAGGGACGCAACCCCAGGTGGGTCTTCATGTGGCGCAGCAGAATGTAGCGTTTTGAGAACACCTGGGGgaaaggagaaatgaaaagtTTTGTGAACacctggggagggggcgggggggggggggggggggggggaggagaaatgaAAAGTCTTCTGACCACCTGGGGGAAGAAGATATATAAAGTGTTGTGAATACCTGTGTGGAGGAGAAATGAAAAGCTTTGTGAACACCCGGGGAAGGAGAAATGGAACATTTTGTGAAGAAGATATTAAAGTGTTGTGAATACCTGGGTGAAGGAGAAATGAAAAGCTTTGTGAACACCTGGGGAAGGAGAAATGGAACATTTTGTGAACACATGTGTAAGGAGAAATGGAACATTTTGTGAAGAAGATATTTAAAGTGTTGTGAGTACCTGGGTGAAGGAGAAATGAAAAGCTTTGTGAACACATGGGGAAGGAGAAGTGTAACGTTTTGTGAACAACTGTACAAGTAAAGGGTAACGTTCTGTGAACACCTGGGGAAGGAGAAATGAAAGGTTTTGTGACTACCCGGGGAAGGAGAAATGAAAAGAACTGGGAACACCTGTGTAAGGAGAAATGTAAAGTTTTGTGAACACCTGGGGGAAGGAGAAATGAAAAAGTGTTGTGAAAACATGCGTAAGGAGAAATGTAATATTATGTGAACACCTGTGCAagtaaaatgtaatgttttgtgTACATTTTGGGGAAAGGAGAAATGAAATGTTTTGTGAACACCTGGGGAAAGAAATGTGACGTTTTGTGAACACCTGGGGGTCGGAGGAACAAAAGATTTTGTGAACACCTGTGAGGGAGGAGAAATGAAATGCTTTGTGAACACCTGGGGAAAGAAATGTAACGTTTTGAGAACACCTGTGGGGGAGGAGAAATGAAACTTTTTTTGTGAACACCTGGggggaagaagaaatgaaacataCTGTGAACACCTGGAGAAAGGAGAAATGGAACGTTCTGTGAACACTTGGGAAAGGAGAAATGAAAAGCTTTGTGAACACACCTGCAAGCAGAATTAAAAGACCCCGTCCCTCCAACACCCctgaacacccctcccccaccttctccctcaaAATAAAAGagtggtgttgcactgtactgaCGCCACTCTCCCCTGAgaagagcagtccaaatttcaaagacaaagagaaaaacactatgcaatacaatgcaaaaggGTTGGAGCTTCACAACGCATTGGCTGATGCCCATTTGGTCAaatcacaaatgaaaaaaaaaaaaaaacaaaaaccaaaaaaaaacccacacaaaagaaACACTAAGTAATTCACCCACCTTCTTACACTGCGTGCACGGGTACAACCAGCAAGACGACGGAGACGCTGCTGCCtccgccaccgccgccgccgacgacgaagaagaagcctTTCCacccttcgtcctcctcctcctccctcccaccaccccctcctcccccgcccctttcTCCTGCAGGCAGGACCCCCGCTGCAGGTGCTTCTTGAGGCCCGAGTTCTCCAGGAAGGTCCGGCCGCAGTGGAGGCAGCGGCAGAGGTTCTGGCCCGTGTGCAGGCGCGTGTGGCGCTTGAGGCTGCAGGCCTCCGCGAAGCTCTTGCCGCAGTGCTCGCAGGTGTGCAGCTTCCGCTTGGGCGCCTGGCCAACCCCGCGACCCCCGCCATCGGCATCGCCGCCGCCACCGctggcactgctgctgctgccaccccCACCTGCCCGGCTGCGATGCCAGGCCAGGTGCTGGCTGTAGTTGGCTGCGTCTGAGAAAACCTGGGggggtgtagaaaaaaaaaaaaacgaaaagaaaaaaaaggatgaggtAACAGATGAGaacattgaaataaaacaaaagaaaataaaacacatgGGTGCGGCTGCACTGTGTGAgatgacacgctctccctggagagagagcagcctgaatttcacacagaaaaatctgttgtgactataaaaaaaaaattaaaaaaaaaaaaaaaaaaaaaaaattcagtacaatacaatgctattcAACACAAAATTTTTACAAATTACAACACAAAGACAATACCAACagaatgcaatacaaatacaacacagaagacaatcccaacacaacaccatacaaatcatacaacataaagacaataccaacacaacacaatacaaatacaacaacaacaaaaaaaaaaagacaacatcaaCATAGTACaaacacaactaaaaaaaaacaaaacaataccatcacaacacaatacacaaacaacacaaataccatgccaacacttcttcttcttcttctggtgtttGTGAGCCACGTTCACTTGTagttgtatgtacacaagtgggcttttacctgtatgactgtttttaccccgccatgtaggcagccatactccgctttcaagagggtgtatgctgggtatgttcttgcttccataacccaccgaacactgatatggattacaggatctttaacgtgtgcatttgatttttctgcttgcgtatacacacgaagggggttcaggcactgagcaggtctgcacatatgttgacctgggagatcgtaaaaaatcaccaccctttacccaccaggcgctgtcaccgtgattcgaacccgggaccctcagattgaaagtccaacgctttaaccgctcggccattgcgcccgttgataccaacacaatacaacacaaagaccacatcaacacaacacccaaaaacacagaagacaacaccaatacaaaaaaacactaaacacaacaacaacaaaaacaagagaggcaaggccttcaagactcacttgtgataaattaagtcccctagcattaattacagagtaatttcccttttttactatctgcaccaaaacgtttgcaaaataaataaaaattccatgcttagcgaaagaagttcctgtttgaacaaaaaatgataataatgactcctcttgttgttgtgtcagaataagaggtcaaaaagccaagttcagagaatacaaaaaaatataaatataacagtaaatgcagtttgcatataattaggcttctttttaaaaaaatttttttgtgcccatcccagaggtgcaatattgttttaaacaagatgactagaaagaactgaatttttcctatttttatgcctaatttggtgtcaactgagaaagtatttgcagagaaaaattacgtttaaataacatacataccgtgacccaactagtgcagactccaacaggggtctgacattcccgtcctgtgcaaactactatccgcctatgcggagaaaatgagagaactacagccgataacctcccggaagtaggtaacgtcccctttgtccccctggctagcgccctcttttgaaaaaatagcaatgttaaagtttaccacggacacacagacacacacacctacacacacacagacaaccgaacacggggttaaaacatagactcactttgtttacacaagtgagtcaaaaacaaagaagacaacaccaatacaaacaaacatttaaacacaacaacaacaacaaaaatcatcatcaccttcccGCAATCCACACAGCGAAGCTTTGAACCATCCAGCACAACCGATGAATGAGCGTAGCAGCCCCGGGCCCTGTGCTTGCTCAGCGAGCCACTGTCGGCGAAGCCCTTGAGGCACACGCCGCACGCGTACGGCCGCGCCGAGGCGTGCCCCTCCAGGTGCCGCCGCAAGGTGTCGGAGTCCGAGAAGGACCTGGTGCAGACGGTGCAGCGCAGCGAGGGCGTGACCCGGTGCGCCTTCTCGTGCGCCGTCTGCTCCTCCTTGGTGGAGAACACCTGACGAGACCAACAGGGAAGCATGAAATTGATCTCTTGTAAAGAAATCAACAGGTAATATGGTTagacatgtataaaaaaaatttttttaagttgttttttttaaattttggtgtGTCAAGTGGATGGTTAGCTCAAATAGGATTTTCACCTTATAACAGAACTTATAGATTTGACACCAAAAAAATGTTAATgtttacttatatttatgtaaaattgaggacagctttccacaaatatcagtttttttgaacaaattaaaaactcgatatagaattgaagaatataatgcatatattaactttaaccataccattttctctgccagatggctgccttacaaattattgatcacaaatgattagtaacctgttcatgattaacgaaaattaaccacccatatttattttctttttattgatatttataagaaatgattgaggtgttcactttctgtgaatgtgttctaagatacttgacagtttgtattccttgacagcttgtgtaagatcttaagaaatgaatgataatactccatgatgataaccaaccagtgtataatccagctgcttggctgtttctatcagagtatttatggtgttcgtttggtttttttgtttgtttttgtttgttctttgtttgttttttcttctttataaatgtccattaagatgctgctgttgttgttgtaaaatgtcaacctaccaaaatggaatttaaaaaatgtttaaaaaaaaaaaaaaaaaaatgttaatgtgtCAAGTGGATGGGTAACAcctaacaccctccccccccccccctcgccccaaaccccacccccggAGAGTTTATTTTACAGGTTAGAGAACAAAAAAACTGTAGGTGTAACTTCAAAATGGATTTTCCCCCTAAAGAACTTATTTTACAGGTCAGACATAAAAAGAATGTTGGTATGTCAATGGTAAGCTTAaacaggatccccccccccccccccacgccccctgtccCCTAAAGAACAAATTTTACAGGCTAGAGAACAAaagcgacaacaaaaaacaatagtaGGTCAGGTGTCGAGTGGGTGGTTATCTCAAAaaggactcccccaccccctcctcctaaaGAAATTTATTTTAagttagaaaaaaacacaacctacTTTGCAAGTTACAGATGTTGGTGTGTCAAGCAGATGGTTAGCTTAAAAAggatcccccccgaccccccaactccccttcgAAAGAATTTATTTtacaggttggaaaaaaaaaaatgcaggcgtGTCGAGTGGATGATTTGCTCAAAAAGGTTTTTTCCTCCTAAGAACTTATTTTACATGTTagacattaagaaaaaaaagagaaaaaaaaggaaaaaatgttGGCATGTCGTATGTGGCTGGTCAGCATAAaaaggattccccccccccccccccccctcccatgaaAGAACTTATTTTACAGGtaagacataaaaaaacaacaaccaggtaGGTGTGTCAAGTAGATGGTTagctcccccaaacacacacacacacacgcatacgcacacgcatacacacgcacacaaaagcagacacagatttacacgcaacacacacttacactcatcTAACATCATTATTAACAGCTACACTATACACAGACTAAAgattgaacacacacgcacacacacacaagtatatagatatatacacctaacacacacacacacacacacacacaaaagcacaacccctacccccacattttttgttattgttttttttgttttgtttttgtttgttgtctaatatcacttcaagtggaaagacgttaaactgaagacgaacgaacacaaaaGCAGACATAGATCTATGTACACCCAACattcactcaaatacacacactcgtctaatattaTTCATAGCAATACtaaagacaaaataaacaacacacacacgcacacacacacacacacacacacacacgcgcaaacacacaagaagacacagataacacacccaacacatactCGTCTGATAAATGGAATATCATCATTAATAGTCAAATTacaaactaaagaacacacacacacacacacgaccacacacacaaactcaactcACCATCTGACACTGGGTGCAGGCGAAACCCTCCTCGGCAGCAGcacccaccaccgccccctcctccaccactgtTGACACCcccgccacaccactctctccccctcctcctacaccaCCGCCGCCAGTCTTGCAGCCTCGCAGCCAGTGCCTCTTCAGGCTGCCCTGGTCCGAGAACACCTTGTCGCAGTTCTCGCACACGCATTGTTGCTGCTGGTCCGAGTGCAGTCTGGCGTGGCGCTTCAGGCTGCTGGCGTCGGAGAacaccttcccacacacctcgCAGTGGGTGAGGGATTCTGGGAAGGGGCCCGGAGGAGTCGTCGCCGCGGGCAACGCGGGCTCCACCGAcgagctgcttcttcttctcttcttcaccaCCGTCATGGTGGGCGTTGTTGTCggaggcggggtggtggtgagCTCGGCACATGCGCTCCTCCCACTCCGACTCTCAGATGACAGAGACTGCAAGGAAGACGCTGCCGCCAAAGCAGAGCTTCTCTCCCTTCCGATTTCTGGTGATGCTCTGCTGATCGGGTGTTCATCCGAcgcaccctctctcttctccgtcaTGAAAACGGCCGCCGCTGGGAAAACCTGCAAGATGAAAAACCATCCACGGCGGAACGTACGGACGGCGGCGACAATGGCTCTGTCTTGATAATCATGCGCGCCGCCTCCGGTTCTGGTTCCGATTCTGCCGCTGACCTGTTACAGGTCGTTATCGACATGTCAAACAAGGCAGACCTGGCCGGAGAACGTCCAAACTCTTGCGGGTCGGCAGAAAACACCCGCGAGCCGCCACCGCTCTTCTTGAGCAGGCTGAGGGAAGTGACCGCCTCCAAGACCTCAGCGGGGAGGGAGCCGTCGAACAGCGCCCCCATCTCGCTGTGGTTCTTCTGGACGTGTTTCTCCAAGTAGGGCGCCGACACGAAGAGCTTGCTGCAGACAGGGCAGGACACGGCCTGCTCCATGCTGACAATGGCGGAAGTGCCGGTGCCAGGGGGTGGTGGCAGCAGCAGGGTGGGCGCTcaggtggaggagagagtggcGGGACAGGTCAGCCTGACTCTCGCACAGCTTGCCGCACGTGTCAcagcggtggtggtgatgctgggaATGATGGGTGGTGAGGGCTGCTGAGCTCTCCTCCTGCTTCATGTCTCTGTGACCAACCGCCTGTCGGCTGGGGTCAGGTGTTGCCCGACCGTAAGCCGATGCCGAGTTCTGCGTGCCTTCCATGCCTGATGATACACCCCCGTCGGTCCCTGCAttgctccccctccttccctctctcttacacTTCACGCTCGTAAAATCGCTCGCCGCATCTCTGTTGACACCACCCATGCAGGCGACCGttttctcacccacccccacctcagaaCCGACACCCGGCTTTGGCCCGTTCCCTGCAGCCACAAGCACGACATCCTTGACGCAACCTTCGCTGACCGTGACCGCCATGACCTCGTCGCCGGTCCGCGCGCGGCACTTGACCAGGTGCTTCTTGAGGCCGCTGCTGTCGGTAAAGCCCTTGCCGCAGCGCGAGCAGTTGTGGGGCTTGACGTCTGAGTGGACGCTCTCGTGGCGGCGCAAGCTGCTGGCCTCGATGAAGCCCTTGCCGCAGGTCTGGCACTTGAAGTCCCGCAGGCCCAGGTGGATCTTGACATGGCGCTTCAGCTTGGAGAAGTCCGTGAAGGCCTTGCCGCACTGCGGGCATGCGTGCTTGCCACCCACCGGTCGCCTGCCGTTTTCCAGGGATGAGCGATACTCtgcgttcttcttctcctctgcaggggggtggtggtgcttggCAGCGCCATGTTCCGTCATTGCCAGGAACTGCAGGATCTGAGCGTTCTCTTCAGCCACCGATGGgagcttcttctgctgctgtgccTGAGTGAGGAAGGAAACACACAACGCTTGCTTCAGCATCACTTCAGATACATatcgcgtgtacacacacacacacccttgtgtGATCATCGTAATGCTGCTAGACTAGAAATGAAAAGAATTCTAAACCTGCATTCcaaaacaaccagccaaccaatgttctttccctttttagttttttaaaattttttatatatatatacttgtgacaTCACCTTCCACTTGGAATCAGTTCCTGCGTTCTGTTGGGCACTATGCATCACTTACGGTAAATAAAGATTACTGATGAGGGGGGGGTAACTATGCTGCATCTActcttgttttctccccttcagcacGGTAGCAGTTTGcacacaggacagggaatcagacccctgccggagtctgcactagagggtcatggtatagtgtgtgtgattaaaaaaagattaaaggccccatagtctttttttttttttttttttgctgccccatcatctgcaccgtttcagtagcattacttccaagccactcatttagattaccccatacatggccacacccgggttcgtccgtcacagttccagcgtcagcagtccacaaggaaccatcgatgttaggtcgccaggaggctacacaccagaggagaccctgcactgctgctgagtcacttcggtggtgttcagtggtgcctgttctgttttaacatacttaggacaccaccctactaacgacaataatggcttagtctcggagccagactgagtgagcgtccctcccagagtggagaccgccaccacgcccatcaaacaacagccaccccatgaatctgccgacactgacgacattgacaggactcaacccaagcacggaagtggaggggcatcgaaactgaggtcaccatgagagcaggccCCATAGTCTTCTGTGGCCACTGAGGCACTGAATttatatccacagtgtctagggctcggcataagaTACCgaggcctaatcctctccttgagaaaaaaaaaaaaaaaagttctgaggaGTTATCGTAACACATGAAATCAGTGATAAAATAAAAGTTAAGAACATGTCACATGCATATCTCAgtccttttcttcccttctttttgaattttccccatacacacacacgcacacaaagttattgacaacacacacacacacacacacagttattgacaatacacacacacacatgcgtgcacacacacttattgataacacacacacacacatactgacaacacacacacacatacgcatatattgacaacacacacacacacatattgacaacaTACACatattgacaacacacacaaatattgacaacacacacacttattgacaacacacacacacgcatatactgacaacacacacacacatattgacaacatacacatatagacaaaACACTCAAatattgataacacacacacacacatattgacaacaaacacacacatacacatattaccaacacacacatcctgacaacacacatatattgacaacacacacacacacatacacacacacatactgacataacacacacgcatgcatgaacactcacaacacacatacacactcatgacacacacacacactcataacacacacacacacacacacactcatgacaccAAACCAACCTGACAACTCTCAATCATCGAGGACGGGGACAGGGAAGGCGACAGGGActgggacagaggagggggaggaggaggaggaggaggaggaggaacccccacccccaccacagccgACCCCGGTGACCCCTCGGCGCCAAAGCTGACAGTTTCCTGGCGACACGCTCGGCACCTCTGGGCCCGACGGTTACCCTCAGAGCTGGAGCTCAGCGAGTCGCTGGTCACTtggttctcctccttctcctcctcctcgtcgtcttcatcgtcatcatcgtcgtcgtcgttgatcACATCACCGCACTCAAAGCAGATCTGGCTGTCGCTCTTTTTCGGGGCTCTGCTCTCCACCTTCTTCTTACTcttgaagacagagaagaaaaaaagagtatggATCAGGAAAATtgtatagaaaagaaaaaaaatgattgtgCCAAAAatactttaactctttccggacgaaggaatgctcacgcattccttcacaaaacgtattcggtttcggacgaaggaatggaatagcattctccgaaagtaaaattccatcatgcgctgtacacgtgattttgtgattagccaagcagagtgcgctattctgggtcactccacaatcgaatagtATGATTGTttagtctgggatgtgtggcctgtctcgcacacacgctgacaaagtcactgaccggtcgtctgctcgcgtgccagcctgttagcaaagcggcctcttctcagaatgttgtgaagcgaacaaggcagtgacggcaatattttagggttgccgaagtacttgaaatgctacaaactgaagggtcggacattgaagaggtggatgatgacgaagaagaaagcgaatttaatgcagaaagcgagcatgggtatggtgattcagggtgaaaaattggcagtattttctacatatggcaaaactgtaaaaataagatgagaaatttgattttttttatatgtaatagctcaatacgtaataaaccagttctgaaagtttcattttcttacacagtattttgtattttttgtaatttttttccaaacccctacaaatgggccgtctgtggggaaaagcaagggagaaaacttgtcgtcccgagtgagttaaaacaatataacacttaaaaaaaaaacacccaaacaatcGTAATACTTAAAACTggtcacatacatcacaatgccaAATCGATAGACACTGaaaatcacaatacttaaaatgaAGTCTTCTCCTCACCAAACAAACACATCGTTaaaatcacccacccacccacccacccacccgcccctcctCAAACAAACACCTCAACAgcatacacaaaacatttcaacccactcacaatacttaaaaaatgAATCCCAATACTTAAAAAAACCGGTCACATACATCACAAGACCCAAATAATGGGTACTTCAAAATTGTATTCATGgtttcatttaaattttttttttttatcatcattactgaattgttactgctaaaatgtaactgcatgttagttatacatttcttAGTAGTTATCAAccttttctgtcccccccccccacccccacacacacatacacacaccccgtccccccttttaaaaaaaaaatcgtcttatatcacttatacagttacagtgaaaagacgctaaactaataAACCCAAATAATGCACTGTGTCCCACATCACATGATAGAAGTCACAAGGGCGCACCCTCACCTCCAGAAGGTGGTGAAACTCCAGCATCCTGGGAGCCACGCTGCGAATCCTGTCCGGCACGACAACTcgggccccctctccctccccctctttctgcacctcctcctcctcctcctcttcccatgaGGACACAGACCTTGCCGGCCGCGGACACACCGACGACACGCCCAACGATTCTCCCCGTACCAGCTCGCTCTCACCACGGCTTCCTCCACTGCCAACCTCCGACGTGTAAGATCCCCAAAGAAGGAGCTTCACTGAGGCGTCTCCTCTCAGCTCATCCtgacctgctgctgctgctgctgctgcccggaGCGCGAGCTTGGCCTCGTCCCCGCTGTGCAGGGTGTGATCCAGTCTCGACTCGAGGAGGATCTGATCTGAGGGCTCCTTGTGGAGCACGTCCCTGCCTACTGCTTCTGTAGCCAGGTGCTGAGCTTTGTCGGAGGGTTCTGCAAGATCACTGGCAGTGACGATGTCCTCTCTGCTGCTGCCGTCACCTTCCAAGGAAGTctcaatgctgttgttgttcagcgCGTCTGCCGAAGACTTGCCCACGAACGACCTGATCCGatggtgaaggaagaaaaaatgtttttttttttttaaatattggaaAATGGTCAACAGTGATGATGTCAAGATGAAATATTTCTGAATGTTTTTAAACGAATAgcagacacatacaaaaaacacacaaatgcacacacagagatagcaatgcacacacacaaacacatacacacacagagacataaagtgatacacacacacacacacacacacacacacatccagagtgCTGGATTCTTGCTCAAGTTTCCTGAGTTTT from Babylonia areolata isolate BAREFJ2019XMU chromosome 33, ASM4173473v1, whole genome shotgun sequence encodes the following:
- the LOC143276853 gene encoding uncharacterized protein LOC143276853, with translation MKSLATSVMDDEELRLTPPSSAAPPPPPERFVCPLCEKGLASGEHLQEHMLVHSGEQAAFRCDVCNKTCPDAALFGKHLRLHTGEKLFRCQQCGKSFREKCSLTRHVRIHTGEKPFSCEVCKKSFADVGSFGRHKKTHLGQSAKVHKCPFDACSKSFIDKSSLKRHVKTHTGEKPFVCQVCSKCFTESGSYKRHLRVHTGEKRYTCRGCGRPFSERASMLRHERNVCLLPPRGDQRHHHHHHDVTPYDNDNDNDDVVDDDDDDDFARLPLMEVDSSTSYSLVEIYRSFVGKSSADALNNNSIETSLEGDGSSREDIVTASDLAEPSDKAQHLATEAVGRDVLHKEPSDQILLESRLDHTLHSGDEAKLALRAAAAAAAGQDELRGDASVKLLLWGSYTSEVGSGGSRGESELVRGESLGVSSVCPRPARSVSSWEEEEEEEVQKEGEGEGARVVVPDRIRSVAPRMLEFHHLLESKKKVESRAPKKSDSQICFECGDVINDDDDDDDEDDEEEEKEENQVTSDSLSSSSEGNRRAQRCRACRQETVSFGAEGSPGSAVVGVGVPPPPPPPPPPPLSQSLSPSLSPSSMIESCQAQQQKKLPSVAEENAQILQFLAMTEHGAAKHHHPPAEEKKNAEYRSSLENGRRPVGGKHACPQCGKAFTDFSKLKRHVKIHLGLRDFKCQTCGKGFIEASSLRRHESVHSDVKPHNCSRCGKGFTDSSGLKKHLVKCRARTGDEVMAVTVSEGCVKDVVLVAAGNGPKPGVGSEVGVGEKTVACMGGVNRDAASDFTSVKCKREGRRGSNAGTDGGVSSGMEGTQNSASAYGRATPDPSRQAVGHRDMKQEESSAALTTHHSQHHHHRCDTCGKLCESQADLSRHSLLHLSAHPAAATTPWHRHFRHCQHGAGRVLPCLQQALRVGALLGETRPEEPQRDGGAVSGRIGTRTGGGAHDYQDRAIVAAVRTFRRGWFFILQVFPAAAVFMTEKREGASDEHPISRASPEIGRERSSALAAASSLQSLSSESRSGRSACAELTTTPPPTTTPTMTVVKKRRRSSSSVEPALPAATTPPGPFPESLTHCEVCGKVFSDASSLKRHARLHSDQQQQCVCENCDKVFSDQGSLKRHWLRGCKTGGGGVGGGGESGVAGVSTVVEEGAVVGAAAEEGFACTQCQMVFSTKEEQTAHEKAHRVTPSLRCTVCTRSFSDSDTLRRHLEGHASARPYACGVCLKGFADSGSLSKHRARGCYAHSSVVLDGSKLRCVDCGKVFSDAANYSQHLAWHRSRAGGGGSSSSASGGGGDADGGGRGVGQAPKRKLHTCEHCGKSFAEACSLKRHTRLHTGQNLCRCLHCGRTFLENSGLKKHLQRGRRRTKGGKASSSSSAAAVAEAAASPSSCWLYPCTQCKKVFSKRYILLRHMKTHLGLRPFACDRCDKTFTESSSLKRHYRQHTGERPYRCQGCQKKFADAGVLKKHKQRCAYITSFEDNKRRSSPLHSESPYLFNGSSFGRKFAGHLKAASSQSLLNDRQAPPQQQQSPPPPPPPPSSKKAASLNNSQTTTGSSKQYNSSSSSSRALLRTKDCWRCGRRFPSPEACERHAKAAVHSGMWPFPCRRCWCRFSRLPYLRAHLRQHHHESVRVLCK